GGAGCACCAGGTGGTGGGCCCAGCTCGCCAGCCCGCTTTCGGAGACCGTCGCGTAGTCGCCGATCGGAAACCAGCCGAGGCGATCCGCGAACACCGAGAGCAGCACGAGTCCGAGCCAGTAGACCGGCGCCGAGACGCCGATCAGCGCGCCGACGGTCGCAAGCCGATCCCATGCCGAGCGCGGTTTCAGCGCGCTCACGATCCCGAACGGGATCCCGATCCACAGCCAGATGATGACGGCGCCGGTGGTGAGCGAGAGCGTCTTCGGAAATGCGGTGAGAATGGTGGGCAACACCGGCTGCTGGCTGACGTACGAGAACCCCCAGTCGCCGATCGCCGCGCGCCACAGAAAGGTTCCGAACTGGACGAGCTTGGGCTGGTCGAGCCCCAGCCGGTGGCGGATCAGCTCGACCGTGGCGGCGGTCGCGTACTTGCCGGCGATGAGCCGCGCCGGATCGCCGGGCACCGCGAAGAAGATCGCGAAGGTCACGGCGCACACCACCACCAGCACCACCACGCTCCAGAACAGGCGACGCACGATCATGGCGGTCATCGGGCCGCCTCTTCCGTACGCGGGGCTCCGGCATGGCGCGCGCGCCGTGTCATCCGACGTGACCACCTTCCGTGCCGGGTGCCACCGCCCGGCGCAATCCATCGCCGACCAGGTTGAGGCTCAACACCGTGAGGAGCAGTGCGAGCCCCGGGAAGAGCGTGATCCACCAGGCCACGTTGTAGAGCGGCACCCCCTCCTGAATCATGTTGCCCCACGACGGCGTGGGGGGCTGAATGCCGACGCCGAGGTACGACAGCGCGCTCTCGAGCAGGATGTTGCCGGCGAGCGACAGGGTGGCGAACACGATCACCGGCCCGAGCAGGTTGGGCACCAGGTGCCGCCACAGCACCG
This genomic window from Candidatus Sulfotelmatobacter sp. contains:
- a CDS encoding ABC transporter permease, whose amino-acid sequence is MTAMIVRRLFWSVVVLVVVCAVTFAIFFAVPGDPARLIAGKYATAATVELIRHRLGLDQPKLVQFGTFLWRAAIGDWGFSYVSQQPVLPTILTAFPKTLSLTTGAVIIWLWIGIPFGIVSALKPRSAWDRLATVGALIGVSAPVYWLGLVLLSVFADRLGWFPIGDYATVSESGLASWAHHLVLPWLTLALLYAGWYARLTRSQMLDVMRLDYVRTARAKGLPPSRVIGKHVLRNALLPIVTMLGIDVAYLMGGAVLTESVYGIAGIGGLAWRAIRQRDLPMVMGTVLFAAVFIVLANLLVDLLYMSLDPRIRVEE